The genomic region ATGAGCTCCTCCATTTCGCCTGCGACCGACTGCAGGAAAGCATCCACGTCCTCCGGGTCGAGCCCCCCCAGCATCTTTCCCTTGAACTGCTGCTGCTGGATGTCCATGGGCGATATTTTCATAGCGCCTGTCCCTTGAGTTGGTTGCTGAAGAGCATGAGGTAGGTGTAAGCCGTGTCGAAGACCACGATCTGCGCCAGGTAGATGAGGACGAAGAGCACCAGCGGTGACAGGTCGAGCATCCCGGTGTTGGGCATGTAGCGGCGGATCCGTTGCAGGGCCGGCTCCGTGACGCGGTAGATGAAGTTGACAATGGGGTTGTAGGGGTCCGCGTTGATCCAGGAGATGATGACGCTGGCGAGCAGAATGTATTTATAGATGGTGAGAACACCGCTTGCCAGCTCTACTATCTTTGCAAGGGCCAAGAGAATGTTGGCTAGCAGTATCATTTATCCCCCTCTATGCTTGGTTTTCGGCTTGCAAAGCTATACAGAAATTGGCTTTGTTTGTCAAGGCCGGGTGCCCTGTCGAGTCGCTGCTACTGTGGCGAGATCA from Citrifermentans bremense harbors:
- a CDS encoding YggT family protein; this encodes MILLANILLALAKIVELASGVLTIYKYILLASVIISWINADPYNPIVNFIYRVTEPALQRIRRYMPNTGMLDLSPLVLFVLIYLAQIVVFDTAYTYLMLFSNQLKGQAL